A single genomic interval of Coccidioides posadasii str. Silveira chromosome 1, complete sequence harbors:
- a CDS encoding uncharacterized protein (BUSCO:184718at4751~EggNog:ENOG410PJ5I~COG:A~BUSCO:1266at33183), which produces MSGRKDFLSQPAPENYVAGLGRGATGFTTRSDLGPAREGPTPEQIQEALAKRAALLGTAPPTAYGASARGEKGGAKQREEEDDDDERFQDPENEVGLFAYGQYDREDDEADQIYQQVDERMEKRRKLRREARERQEREEYEQNNPKIQQQFADLKRSLATVTDEDWANIPEVGDLTGKNRRARQNLRQRFYAVPDSVIASARDSAEFTTTVAEDGTQTSIRSGEGGDGTITNFADIGAARDKVLQARLDRAAQSSTGDAASGSATNIDPKGYLTSLSKSELKAGEVEIGDIKRVRVLLESVTKTNPRHAPGWIALARLEEIAGKIVAARKYIAKGCELCPKSEDVWLENIRMNDNHNAKIIAANAIKHNDRSTRLWIEAMKLESDPRAKKNVLRQAILHIPQSVAIWKEAVNLEEDPADARLLLAKATEMIPLSVELWLALARLETPENAQKVLNAARKAVPTSHEVWIAAARLQEQMGTANKVNVMKRAVQALARESAMPKREEWIGEAENCEEEGAVLTCGAIIRETLGWGLDEDDDRKDIWMEDAKSSISRGKYETARAIYAYALRVFVNRKSIWLAAADLERAHGTKESLWQLLERAVEACPQSEVLWMQLAREKWQAGEIDNARRVLAKAFNQNPNNEDIWLAAVKLEADAKQTDQARELLATARREAGTDRVWIKSVAFERQLGNSDTALDLVNQGLQLYPKADKLWMMKGQIYEVEKRYPQAREAYGTGTRACPKSVPLWLLASRLEEKLGVVVKARSILDRARLAVPKNAELWTESVRVERRANNISQAKVLMAKGLQEVPTSGLLWSESIWHLEPRTHRKPRSLEAIKKVDNDPILFVTVARIFWGERRLEKAMTWFEKAIVANSDLGDVWAWYYKFLLQHGTDEKREDVVSKCTASDPKHGEVWQSIAKDPSNAYKSTEEILKLTAERLN; this is translated from the exons ATGTCCGGGCGTAAGGATTTTCTCAGCCAGCCTGCCCCAGAAAATTATGTCGCGGGTCTAGGTCGAGGTGCGACCGGTTTTACGACTCGCTCCGATCTTGGTCCCGCAAGAGAAGGGCCAACACCGGAGCAGATCCAGGAAGCTCTTGCGAAGCGGGCTGCGCTTCTAGGGACAGCACCTCCTACAGCCTATGGTGCTTCCGCGAGAGGCGAGAAAGGCGGTGCAAAGCaaagggaagaagaagacgatgacgatgaacGATTCCAAGATCCTGAAAATGAAGTTGGGCTCTTCGCGTACGGACAATATGATCGAGAAGACGACGAGGCGGACCAGATTTACCAGCAGGTAGATGAGAGGATGGAGAAGAGGCGAAAACTACGAAG GGAAGCTCGAGAACGTCAAGAACGAGAGGAATACGAACAAAACAATCCTAAAATTCAACAGCAATTTGCCGATTTGAAGCGGTCGCTAGCCACGGTCACGGATGAGGACTGGGCGAACATTCCAGAAGTCGGAGACCTTACCGGCAAGAATAGACGAGCTCGTCAAAATTTACGGCAAAGATTCTACGCTGTGCCAGATAGCGTGATTGCAAGCGCCAGGGACTCGGCGGAGTTCACGACCACGGTTGCCGAGGACGGTACACAAACGTCGATTCGAAGTGGAGAAGGTGGTGATGGGACAATAACCAATTTTGCAGACATTGGCGCTGCCAGAGATAAAGTGCTCCAGGCTAGATTGGATCGAGCTGCGCAAAGCTCTACGGGCGACGCTGCGTCTGGAAGTGCCACGAATATCGATCCGAAAGGGTATTTGACGAGCTTGTCAAAGTCCGAATTAAAAGCCGGGGAAGTCGAGATTGGAGATATTAAACGGGTAAGGGTACTTTTAGAGTCTGTTACCAAAACCAACCCCCGCCATGCGCCTGGCTGGATCGCCCTTGCGCGGCTGGAAGAAATCGCCGGAAAGATCGTGGCGGCGAGAAAGTATATTGCAAAAGGATGCGAATTATGCCCAAAAAGCGAAGACGTGTGGTTGGAGAATATTAGAATGAATGACAACCATAATGCAAAAATCATTGCGGCAAATGCGATCAAACACAATGATCGTTCAACCCGACTTTGGATTGAGGCAATGAAGCTTGAATCAGATCCCCGGGCGAAGAAGAACGTACTTCGACAGGCCATTTTGCACATTCCTCAATCCGTTGCTATTTGGAAAGAGGCAGTGAATCTTGAGGAGGATCCTGCTGATGCTCGCCTGTTGCTTGCTAAAGCAACCGAGATGATACCCCTTTCGGTAGAGTTATGGTTGGCTTTAGCCCGTCTTGAAACCCCTGAAAATGCGCAGAAAGTGCTGAACGCAGCACGAAAAGCGGTTCCTACTAGTCATGAAGTATGGATAGCGGCTGCACGGTTACAGGAGCAGATGGGAACAGCAAATAAGGTCAATGTTATGAAGAGAGCTGTTCAGGCACTTGCCCGAGAGTCTGCAATgccaaagagagaagagtgGATTGGAGAGGCTGAGAACTGTGAAGAAGAGGGAGCAGTCCTTACGTGTGGTGCAATTATCCGCGAGACTTTGGGTTGGGGTCTGGACGAGGATGATGACAGAAAGGACATCTGGATGGAAGATGCAAAATCAAGTATTTCCAGGGGCAAATATGAAACAGCTCGGGCGATTTATGCTTACGCACTCAGAGTATTCGTCAACCGGAAGTCCATATGGCTAGCTGCAGCAGACCTAGAACGTGCTCATGGCACAAAAGAGAGTCTCTGGCAGCTACTTGAAAGGGCGGTTGAAGCTTGCCCCCAAAGTGAAGTTCTATGGATGCAACTTGCAAGGGAGAAATGGCAGGCTGGAGAAATTGACAATGCTCGGCGAGTGCTTGCCAAGGCCTTTAACCAGAACCCCAACAACGAGGATATTTGGCTTGCAGCTGTGAAGCTAGAAGCGGATGCTAAACAAACAGATCAAGCCAGAGAGCTTCTTGCTACCGCACGTCGTGAAGCTGGAACTGACCGTGTTTGGATTAAAAGCGTGGCGTTTGAGCGTCAATTGGGAAATTCAGACACTGCCCTTGATCTCGTCAACCAAGGTTTGCAGCTGTACCCGAAAGCAGACAAACTTTGGATGATGAAGGGTCAGATCTATGAAGTGGAAAAGAGGTACCCGCAGGCACGGGAAGCTTATGGAACAGGTACAAGAGCGTGTCCGAAATCAGTACCACTCTGGCTTCTTGCATCGCGACTTGAAGAGAAACTCGGTGTTGTCGTGAAAGCACGATCCATCCTCGATCGTGCTCGGCTCGCAGTACCGAAGAACGCTGAGTTATGGACCGAAAGTGTCCGCGTCGAACGAAGAGCGAATAACATTAGCCAGGCTAAGGTACTCATGGCGAAGGGCCTTCAAGAGGTTCCGACTTCTGGTCTTCTTTGGAGTGAAAGCATTTGGCACTTAGAACCTCGTACTCACCGGAAGCCTCGAAGCCTCGAGGCAATCAAGAAAGTTGATAACGATCCGATTCTCTTTGTGACTGTTGCCCGTATATTTTGGGGCGAACGAAGACTAGAAAAAGCAATGACTTGGTTTGAGAAGGCAATTGTAGCGAATAGTGACTTGGGAGATGTTTGGGCCTGGTACTATAAGTTCCTTTTGCAACATGGTACAGAC GAGAAACGTGAGGATGTTGTAAGCAAGTGCACAGCAAGTGACCCAAAGCATGGGGAAGTTTGGCAATCTATTGCAAAAGATCCATCCAATGCGTATAAATCCACCGAAGAGATTCTCAAACTCACCGCCGAGCGTTTGAATTAG
- the HFI1 gene encoding transcriptional coactivator hfi1/ADA1 (EggNog:ENOG410PM83~COG:K~BUSCO:7162at33183) — MQINPAALTGSDSASTSVPSAKPPSSSQATTQKTTKALISVPRLDFEPIYTDLKLAVGDHWVEYKQAITLFLLGHLNQHEFSRRVDHFLCADAKLEHLHNNFICSIIGNLTRDLPDHGVASWVSANDKPTVVSKPASGDAAEQRLKTEVMQLQPKDRRRLKAIPEPDPHSIPNPLEEYHLAKQIRIVDQVPSSAGGLNTPNWELEIRKRYAQPLASEIGEFPDAESIHARMVPICYEESITNGASFPCAVFMSIATENFVKEFLSHVFARTRSNGPSGTINGTMTRRYRQQLEKEELAFARGELVKNTANGLLPVEAKEASTRKPLGVQDLKFTLGLGGDLLGHMPLIVSQIMDGYLEGELEAERDDYIVEIEDEDHEVPEDMFDIDEMEIDDAGWDWQGATPADRDQLNSVLDECLSMAA, encoded by the exons ATGCAGATCAATCCAGCTGCGCTGACGGGGTCAGACTCTGCCTCAACGTCAGTCCCATCGGCAAAACCGCCCAGTTCTTCGCAAGCGACTACCCAAAAGACTACAAAAGCGCTGATATCCGTCCCCCGTCTCGATTTTGAGCCTATATATACGGACCTGAAGTTAGCAGTAGGAGACCATTGGGTCGAGTACAAGCAGGCCATAACTCTCTTCTTACTAG GGCACTTAAACCAACATGAGTTCTCGAGACGTGTTGACCACTTCCTGTGCGCTGATGCCAAGCTGGAGCATTTGCACAATAACTTCATATGCTCGATAATCGGGAATCTCACTAGGGACCTTCCTGATCATGGAGTTGCAAGTTGGGTTTCTGCAAATGACAAACCGACGGTGGTCTCGAAACCCGCGTCGGGTGATGCTGCTGAACAGCGACTTAAAACGGAGGTTATGCAGCTGCAGCCCAAGGATAGGAGGAGATTAAAAGCCATACCGGAA CCGGATCCCCACTCGATACCTAACCCACTCGAGGAATACCACCTTGCGAAGCAGATACGTATAGTGGATCAAGTCCCTTCCAGTGCAGGAGGCCTGAATACGCCAA ACTGGGAGCTTGAAATCCGAAAACGATATGCCCAGCCACTTGCTTCTGAAATAGGCGAATTCCCAGACGCTGAGTCTATCCACGCGCGCATGGTGCCAATATGCTATGAAGAGTCCATAACAAACGGGGCTTCGTTTCCCTGTGCAGTTTTCATGTCCATCGCGACTGAAAACTTTGTCAAGGAATTCCTTTCGCACGTGTTTGCGCGAACAAGGTCGAATGGACCATCAGGAACCATCAACGGCACGATGACGAGAAGATACCGCCAGCAGCTGGAGAAGGAAGAACTTGCCTTTGCTCGCGGAGAGTTAGTAAAGAATACTGCCAATGGTCTATTACCCGTTGAAGCGAAAGAAGCTAGCACAAGGAAGCCCCTTGGTGTCCAAGATTTGAAGTTTACACTGGGACTTGGAGGTGACTTATTGGGCCACATGCCGCTCATTGTCAGCCAAATCATGGACGGTTACCTAGAAGGAGAGCTTGAGGCAGAACGTGACGATTACATCGTGGAAATCGAGGATGAAGATCACGAAGTACCAGAAGACATGTTTGATATAGACGAGATGGAGATCGATGATGCCGGCTGGGACTGGCAAGGCGCGACTCCTGCGGACCGAGATCAGCTGAATTCCGTCCTTGATGAATGCCTTAGCATGGCAGCCTGA
- a CDS encoding uncharacterized protein (EggNog:ENOG410PI9M~COG:S~TransMembrane:10 (i140-167o173-196i203-220o240-260i630-647o659-676i683-701o707-725i732-751o771-794i)~BUSCO:1043at33183): protein MPSSSTTQPAWRPRLRRPQLRQATVIIPRTGQRVRGTDSLDVILDSPDDQTPLLPQNERPSRISNTKWLRRVNDAKASILTFFASETGRGVLKCSLAYLLGTLATFVPPIAALLGQQDGKHTVATITVYFHPARTRGSMLYALVCASVAFMYALLISIMSMGVSVFFEDAVQFLPLGHAIVVFVFCGGGLGLVGWVKQKMGDPLVNVGCSLASLAIVTVLTKEGAVQRGDISFVKISQVLKMLLMGIFATMAVCFIIFPISARTKLRQALIEATDSLSDMLNVITESFLEGSEELLEQDEFRDVFERYNGSSRDIDKLLKESKFEHYVAGTGNEYRLEKKLALCIQDLAQNIGGLRSAAALQFGLLKQSYGPIHSTGIQKGSSTSRADEMLSSIFSPTSTIRDYPSPSEGITENAGHSTPALTRMDSGTNTGPNSPADIFENFIFHLGPSMKSLAYTLREILGELPYGPAPDFKIAINNKFRISLDRALDLYRTSRNDALNAIYMQKDFIRVKSAEVEADLEEVAASCGHFSFSLQEFAEELKDFLDILDELQLEVEERPGGRSWTWLMPWRSRPKTNGDDDMTDPSIPISSIDPKLMSVSPTGTSGPKENLRYRLWKALRLFRRDETKFAIKVGAGAALYALPAFLHSTRPIYSHWRGEWGLLSYMFVCSMTIGASNTTGYARFFGTCLGAFCALAAWYVAHANVFGLAFLGWAMSLWTAYIIIGQGRGPMGRFIMLTYNLVVLYSYSLSLQDSNNDQDEGGESPLVADIALHRVVAVSSGIIWGIFITRIIWPISARRKLKDGLSLLWLRMSIIWKRDPLSTMTQGGSAIAYYTTKEKLELQRFLARLETLRTAANSEFSLKRPFPNASYGTLLSRTRRMLDAFQALNLEIMKNLTASEGEAAMLRHTLQDRRQLSARITHLLAILASSMKLGYQLYDAPPDIDHSRDRLLARLHHYRKDESASRLTTDEDYALLYAYVLVTGQLRNEIMAVIDEVSRLFGVVNEDIIALH from the exons ATGCCCTCGTCATCAACAACCCAGCCCGCGTGGCGACCCCGACTTCGACGGCCCCAG CTACGGCAAGCCACTGTTATAATCCCCCGAACTGGCCAACGTGTTAGAGGCACGGATTCCCTAGATGTGATTTTAGACTCCCCCGATGATCAAACTCCGCTACTGCCCCAGAATGAGCGGCCCTCTCGCATTTCCAACACCAAGTGGCTTCGCCGTGTCAACGATGCGAAAGCAAGTATTCTTACATTCTTTGCTTCCGAGACAGGCAGGGGCGTACTTAAATGTAGTCTAGCTTACCTTCTCGGAACTCTTGCGACATTTGTTCCCCCGATAGCCGCTTTGCTTGGCCAGCAAGATGGAAAACATACGGTGGCCACAATTACCGTCTACTTCCACCCTGCTAGGACGAGGGGAAGCATGCTCTATGCTCTTGTGTGCGCTTCTGTAGCATTCATGTATGCCCTCCTCATATCTATCATGAGCATGGGTGTTTCTGTGTTCTTTGAGGACGCAGTCCAATTTCTCCCACTTGGCCATGCTATAGTCGTCTTTGTATTCTGTGGAGGAGGGCTGGGGCTTGTCGGATGGGTTAAACAGAAAATGGGCGATCCGTTGGTGAACGTTGGATGCTCCCTAGCTTCACTCGCCATAGTTACCGTCTTAACAAAAGAAGGAGCTGTGCAGCGAGGGGATATCTCATTTGTCAAAATATCCCAAGTCCTGAAGATGCTTCTCATGGGTATCTTTGCCACCATGGCCGTGTGTTTTATTATATTCCCTATTTCCGCTAGGACCAAACTCCGACAGGCTTTAATCGAGGCGACCGACTCTCTTTCTGATATGCTAAATGTCATTACCGAAAGCTTTCTAGAAGGGTCAGAAGAGCTATTGGAACAGGATGAATTCCGAGATGTGTTTGAGCGGTACAACGGGTCCTCTAGGGATATTGATAAGCTGCTTAAAGAATCCAAGTTTGAACACTATGTGGCAGGCACGGGAAACGAATATCGCCTGGAGAAGAAACTTGCCTTGTGTATCCAGGATCTGGCTCAAAATATTGGTGGCCTCCGAAGTGCTGCTGCGCTTcaatttggcttgttgaaaCAATCGTATGGCCCAATCCATTCCACAGGTATTCAAAAGGGCAGTTCGACGTCCCGGGCTGATGAGATGCTATCATCGATCTTCTCGCCCACGTCTACGATAAGGGATTACCCAAGCCCAAGCGAAGGCATCACTGAGAATGCAGGCCATAGCACTCCAGCACTGACTCGCATGGACTCCGGCACAAATACTGGCCCCAATTCTCCAGCAGATATATTTGAAAATTTTATCTTTCACCTTGGCCCATCAATG AAGTCGTTGGCCTACACTCTGAGAGAGATCCTAGGAGAGCTACCTTATGGCCCGGCTCCAGATTTCAAAATCGCCATTAACAACAAATTCCGTATTAGTTTGGATCGCGCTCTAGACTTATACCGCACTTCTCGAAACGACGCCTTGAACGCCATCTATATGCAAAAAGATTTCATTAGGGTCAAGTCCGCAGAAGTGGAAGCTGATCTTGAGGAAGTGGCAGCGAGCTGTGGTCATTTCAGTTTTTCATTGCAAGAGTTTGCCGAAGAACTGAAggattttcttgatatactaGACGAACTGCAGCTAGAAGTGGAGGAAAGGCCTGGTGGTCGATCGTGGACGTGGTTAATGCCGTGGCGGTCACGACCGAAGACCAATGGTGACGATGATATGACGGACCCTA GCATTCCAATCTCTTCCATAGATCCAAAATTGATGAGTGTTAGCCCTACTGGCACATCTGGGCCCAAGGAAAATCTCCGATATAGGTTGTGGAAAGCCCTGAGATTATTTCGACGTGATGAGACAAAGTTTGCGATCAAAGTGGGAGCTGGAGCAGCGCTCTATGCTCTTCCCGCTTTTTTACACTCTACACGCCCTATATATTCTCACTGGCGTGGAGAATGGGGACTCCTTTCCTACATGTTCGTCTGTTCTATGACTATCGGCGCATCGAATACAACGGGGTATGCCAGATTCTTTGGTACTTGCCTGGGAGCATTTTGTGCACTGGCAGCTTGGTATGTAGCCCATGCCAATGTATTCGGACTGGCGTTTCTTGGCTGGGCAATGTCCTTATGGACAGCGTACATCATCATCGGCCAAGGACGCGGGCCAATGGGCCGCTTCATCATGCTTACATACAACTTGGTGGTTCTTTACTCCTACTCCCTGTCACTGCAGGATAGCAATAATGACCAAGATGAAGGCGGGGAGAGTCCTTTGGTCGCAGATATTGCACTCCATCGGGTGGTGGCCGTTTCTTCAGGGATCATTTGGGGTATCTTTATTACGAGGATTATTTGGCCTATAAGTGCTCGAAGAAAATTAAAGGATGGCCTCAGCTTGCTCTGGCTTAGGATGAGCATCATTTGGAAGAGAGATCCTCTTTCAACGATGACTCAAGGAGGCTCGGCCATTGCATACTACACCACGAAAGAGAAACTCGAATTGCAGCGGTTCCTAGCTCGTCTAGAGACGCTTCGAACTGCGGCCAATTCTGAATTCTCCCTCAAGCGACCCTTTCCAAATGCATCCTATGGAACGCTTCTCTCCCGAACCAGACGTATGCTAGATGCATTTCAGGCTCTGAACCTCGAGATTATGAAAAATTTAACGGCGTCCGAAGGCGAAGCGGCCATGCTAAGGCACACGTTGCAGGATAGAAGGCAATTGTCAGCAAGAATTACTCATTTACTTGCGA TTCTGGCATCGTCAATGAAACTGGGATATCAACTCTATGATGCGCCGCCGGACATAGACCACTCGAGAGATAGACTATTAGCGCGACTACATCATTATCGTAAAGATGAATCCGCTTCCCGCTTAACTACCGACGAAGACTACGCTTTATTGTATGCTTATG TATTAGTAACTGGTCAGCTCCGAAACGAAATCATGGCGGTTATAGATGAAGTGAGTAGGCTATTTGGTGTTGTAAATGAAGATATTATTGCCCTTCATTAG
- a CDS encoding uncharacterized protein (EggNog:ENOG41KOG0254~COG:J~TransMembrane:7 (i21-41o47-71i78-98o110-131i152-171o177-200i220-241o)): MTNGGFQSSWGKAYKYFPLKMTFLLSILVLELGSLICAGAPNSTTLIASRAISGLGAAGIGTGAYTIIAFVAEPRERAMFTGIIGVSYGFASDAGPLIGGVFPAKVSWRWCFYINLPIGGVSALIILLLFHAPYSAKPVPASWKEKLLQMDIVGIAMIMGAVVTYILALQYGGQSKAWNSAQVIGLLVAFVVILIVFCVWERFQGERAMVIPRLFKQRTVGISCIYTFFFSGSYFLVIYYLPVYFQGHRCHTNSDYLSRK; this comes from the coding sequence ATGACCAATGGTGGCTTCCAATCCTCGTGGGGCAAGGCCTACAAGTACTTTCCATTGAAGATGACATTTCTTCTCTCCATCCTCGTCCTAGAGCTCGGTAGCCTGATCTGCGCTGGGGCACCGAACTCTACAACCCTGATTGCTAGCCGCGCGATCTCCGGCCTTGGGGCTGCGGGAATCGGAACTGGTGCCTATACCATCATCGCTTTTGTCGCCGAACCCCGGGAGCGGGCCATGTTTACTGGTATTATTGGAGTGTCTTACGGTTTTGCTTCCGATGCAGGGCCCCTTATCGGTGGTGTCTTTCCCGCCAAGGTGTCGTGGCGTTGGTGTTTCTACATCAACCTTCCTATCGGTGGTGTCTCGGCCCTCATAATCTTGCTCCTCTTTCATGCCCCATATAGCGCAAAGCCAGTCCCAGCGAGCTGGAAGGAGAAGCTATTGCAGATGGATATCGTCGGTATAGCCATGATTATGGGCGCTGTTGTGACCTACATTCTTGCTTTGCAATATGGTGGTCAAAGCAAGGCATGGAATAGCGCCCAAGTCATCGGTCTTTTGGTTGCCTTTGTTGTCATCCTAATCGTGTTCTGCGTGTGGGAGCGCTTTCAAGGAGAGCGGGCCATGGTGATCCCACGTCTATTCAAGCAGCGCACAGTTGGGATAAGCTGCATTTATACCTTTTTCTTCAGTGGCTCGTACTTTCTGGTCATCTATTACCTACCCGTCTATTTCCAGGGCCACAGGTGCCACACAAATTCGGACTACCTTTCCCGCAAATAA
- the AIP1 gene encoding WD40 repeat-like protein (BUSCO:104415at4751~EggNog:ENOG410PI4U~COG:Z), which translates to MAIKDELIWAASPSTTRGQPTQLAADPKGERLAYASNKSVFLRSIDNPAFATQYTEHRADTTVARFSPSGYYVASGDAAGTVRVWDCVGEGITKGEYFIVSGRINDLAWDGDSQRIIAVGDGKQRYGHCISADSGNTVGEITGHSQSINSVSIRQQRPLRAAAAGDDKTLVFYHGAPFKYHTGHRDNHSNYIYGVAFSPNGDNLISVSGDRRIWLYDGKTGEPKLQIGEGEHKGSIFAVSWSHDSRKFVTASADRTVKIWDVETQKVVQNWQLGPEQGPATVPYQQVGVVWPSGRSDGLIISLSLSGDLNYLVEGQQEPTRVIHGHQKNITSIARDDTGPKETLWTGSYDGRLCSWNVGGGEMERVGGEGHPGYVAGLAAARQGGGRIYSVGWDDTIRSVDISSHSYVGNATKLSSQPKGIAAGENTVLVANFQAVEIFQDGKKTGEFLSKASLSTIAAVGTTAALGAEDSSVQFYTVTPTGLEPKANGRVSRNPITAMAFSPDGSLLAAGDSRGRIVVFKAADGTVVTDRWTAHTGRVASLAWNSKGTQLVSGALDTNIFVWSLERPGDWLEAPNAHKEGVNAVAWIADDSKVASAGADGAVKIWQVEF; encoded by the exons ATGGCAATCAAAGACG AACTGATCTGGGCCGCCAGCCCCTCCACCACGCGAGGCCAGCCAACACAGCTTGCTGCTGACCCAAAAGGCGAGAGGCTCGCCTACGCT TCAAACAAGTCGGTCTTCCTCCGCTCCATAGACAACCCCGCATTCGCAACCCAGTATACCGAGCACAGGGCCGACACAACCGTCGCACGGTTCTCTCCTTCCGGATACTACGTTGCCAGCGGCGACGCAGCCGGGACCGTACGGGTGTGGGACTGCGTAGGGGAAGGAATCACGAAAGGCGAATACTTCATCGTGAGCGGAAGAATCAATGACCTCGCTTGGGACGGGGATTCGCAGAGGATAATTGCCGTTGGCGATGGAAAGCAGAGATACGGTCATTGTATCAGCGCAGATAGTGGGAATACCGTTGGTGAGATTACCGGTCACAGCCAGAGCATCAATTCCGTTTCTATTCGCCAACAGAGACCCCTTCGGGCTGCCGCGGCCGGAGACGACAAGACGCTTGTATTCTACCATGGAGCCCCTTTCAAATATCACACCGGCCATCGAGACAACCACAGCAACTACATCTACGGTGTGGCTTTTAGCCCTAATGGGGATAACTTGATCAGCGTTAGTGGAGACCGTCGGATCTGGCTCTATGATGGCAAGACTGGTGAACCAAAGCTTCAGATTGGTGAAGGAGAGCATAAAGGAAGTATCTTTGCTGTGTCCTGGTCGCATGATTCACGGAAATTTGTGACGGCCAGTGCAGATCGAACAGTGAAGATTTGGGATGTTGAGACCCAGAAAGTCGTCCAGAATTGGCAGCTTGGTCCGGAGCAAGGTCCTGCGACCGTTCCATACCAACAGGTTGGCGTTGTTTGGCCAAGTGGAAGAAGCGATGGGTTGATAATAAGTTTGTCTCTCTCAGGAGACCTGAACTATCTGGTTGAAGGGCAGCAGGAGCCAACGCGGGTAATCCATGGCCATCAAAAGAACATTACATCTATTGCTCGGGATGATACCGGCCCCAAAGAAACTCTCTGGACAGGAAGCTACGATGGTAGACTATGTAGCTGGAACGTTGGGGGTGGCGAAATGGAACGCGTCGGCGGTGAAGGACATCCCGGATACGTTGCCGGCCTCGCGGCGGCCAGGCAAGGAGGTGGCCGCATTTATAGTGTAGGCTGGGATGATACAATCCGCTCTGTGGATATATCATCACACAGCTATGTCGGCAATGCGACTAAACTGTCGAGCCAGCCAAAAGGAATTGCTGCAGGAGAAAATACGGTGCTCGTTGCCAATTTCCAAGCAGTTGAGATATTCCAAGACGGAAAGAAAACCGGAGAGTTTCTCTCAAAGGCTTCATTAAGCACTATTGCTGCTGTTGGAACAACCGCTGCTCTAGGGGCCGAAGACTCTTCTGTCCAGTTCTACACCGTCACGCCAACCGGCCTGGAGCCAAAAGCGAACGGCCGAGTGTCAAGGAACCCCATTACCGCCATGGCGTTTAGCCCGGATGGCTCACTCTTGGCTGCCGGAGATTCAAGAGGTCGCATCGTGGTTTTCAAAGCCGCAGACGGGACGGTTGTCACAGACCGCTGGACAGCTCATACCGGCCGTGTCGCTTCCCTGGCCTGGAACTCCAAAGGAACACAATTAGTTAGCGGGGCTCTTGACACAAATATTTTTGTGTGGAGCTTGGAACGCCCTGGAGACTGGCTAGAGGCACCGAACGCTCACAAAGAGGGTGTTAATGCGGTAGCGTGGATTGCCGATGATTCGAAGGTGGCCTCCGCCGGTGCTGACGGTGCGGTGAAGATCTGGCAAGTAGAATTTTAA
- a CDS encoding mitochondrial 37S ribosomal protein bS18m (EggNog:ENOG410PQXB~COG:J~BUSCO:14691at33183) encodes MSSKLNPFSSHSFVRPANLQHIRRLWSHGRVQDPSKAGGYSAYQERKMAIEQKDRRISQSIAAQRARDEKLRTMERYQTREWKAGDVYAPHDLSPAEMKKWRKRHSPNIDVFDALAMDPLDQYKNFSIMSEYMTEMGRIKPRSVTGLRPVNQRKMAKAIRRAIGLGLMPSVYQHPEILLLKNRR; translated from the exons ATGTCGAGCAAATTGAATCCGTTCTCTTCGCACTCCTTTGTGCGCCCTGCCAATCTTCAACATATCCGCCGCCTCTGGTCGCACGGGCGCGTTCAAGACCCTTCAAAGGCGGGCGGTTACAGTGCTTATCAGG AACGGAAAATGGCCATCGAACAAAAGGATCGAAGAATATCGCAATCAATTGCCGCACAAAGGGCCCGAGACGAAAAGCTGAGAACCATGGAGCGATATCAGACGCGTGAATGGAAAGCGGGAGACGTATACGCTCCTCACGATCTTAGTCCCGCGGAAATGAAGAAGTGGAGGAAGAGACATAGTCCTAATATCGATGTTTTCGACGCACTCGCCATGGATCCTTTGGATCAATACAAG AATTTCTCTATCATGTCCGAATACATGACCGAAATGGGCCGTATAAAACCCCGTTCTGTGACCGGTCTGCGACCTGTGAATCAGAGGAAGATGGCAAAAGCCATCCGGAGAGCCATCGGACTAGGGCTAATGCCTAGCGTATATCAACACCCAGAAATCCTGTTGTTGAAAAACCGCAGATAA